In Candidatus Kaistella beijingensis, a genomic segment contains:
- a CDS encoding amino acid permease — MSNLWRTKPLNQLLAEAEESEKGLKKTLSSGALVALGIGAIIGAGLFSITGIAAANYAGPGIMISFIIAALGCAFAGLCYAEFASMIPVAGSAYTYSYATMGEFIAWIIGWDLVLEYAVGAATVASSWSGYLGKLFHSFGVNLPEQLLMTPFDVSSSGAAGLINLPAVFIVVVMSLVLIKGTSESAWVNTAIVILKVAIVLIFIFVGFKYVKAENLTPLIPENTGKFGEYGWSGIIRAAAVVFFAYIGFDAVSTAAQETKNPKKAMPIGIMGSLLICTVLYIVFAYVMVGVVHYKEFTAGGGSDHLAPVAIAIDAMGSVINGQMVPEYPWLNTSIIIAILLGYASVILVMLMGQSRVFYSMSHDGLLPKVFSEIHSKFRTPFKSNIFFLVFVSLFAAFIPGRVVGEMTSIGTLFAFILVCIGVLVMRKTQPDAPRAFKTPLVPLVPILGVLTCFGMMAFLPFDTWIRLVIWMMIGLDVYLWRGIKNSFLGKANGTTNDPKNYSVSAICGAALTLILIILTYFHHQAALADKADDGGLVIFSVVMIVIHTIFYGYYFFKNRR; from the coding sequence ATGTCGAATCTTTGGAGAACGAAACCTTTGAACCAACTTCTCGCAGAAGCGGAAGAATCTGAAAAAGGACTGAAAAAAACCCTGAGTTCCGGTGCTCTTGTTGCGCTTGGGATTGGCGCAATTATCGGGGCGGGATTATTTTCAATCACCGGAATTGCGGCGGCAAATTACGCCGGTCCTGGAATTATGATTTCATTTATAATCGCAGCTTTAGGTTGTGCTTTTGCCGGATTGTGTTACGCAGAATTTGCGTCCATGATTCCAGTTGCAGGGAGTGCATACACGTATTCTTACGCAACGATGGGCGAATTTATTGCGTGGATTATCGGTTGGGATTTGGTTTTGGAATATGCAGTGGGAGCCGCAACCGTGGCTTCGAGTTGGTCGGGATATCTCGGAAAATTGTTCCACAGTTTCGGCGTAAATCTTCCCGAACAATTGTTGATGACGCCTTTTGACGTAAGTTCTTCGGGAGCGGCGGGATTAATTAATCTACCCGCAGTTTTCATTGTGGTGGTGATGTCTTTGGTTTTAATTAAAGGAACCAGCGAATCGGCGTGGGTAAATACGGCGATTGTGATCTTGAAAGTTGCGATCGTTTTGATTTTTATTTTTGTTGGTTTTAAATATGTAAAAGCAGAAAATTTAACACCACTAATTCCTGAAAACACGGGTAAATTTGGGGAATATGGTTGGTCCGGAATTATTCGGGCGGCTGCAGTCGTCTTCTTTGCCTATATTGGATTTGATGCAGTTTCCACCGCTGCACAGGAAACCAAAAATCCTAAAAAAGCAATGCCAATCGGAATTATGGGCTCGCTTTTAATCTGTACGGTTTTGTATATTGTTTTCGCTTATGTGATGGTGGGAGTTGTACACTACAAAGAATTTACTGCAGGTGGTGGTTCCGACCATTTAGCGCCGGTTGCGATTGCGATTGATGCGATGGGAAGTGTAATTAATGGACAAATGGTTCCGGAATATCCTTGGTTGAATACTTCGATTATTATTGCGATTCTTTTGGGTTACGCATCGGTAATTTTAGTAATGTTGATGGGACAAAGCCGAGTTTTCTATTCGATGAGTCACGATGGTTTGTTGCCGAAAGTGTTCAGTGAAATTCACAGCAAATTCAGAACGCCTTTTAAGTCAAATATTTTCTTCTTGGTTTTCGTGAGTTTATTTGCGGCATTTATTCCGGGTAGAGTTGTTGGAGAAATGACTTCCATCGGAACTTTATTCGCCTTCATCCTGGTTTGCATCGGAGTTTTGGTAATGAGAAAAACGCAGCCGGATGCGCCAAGAGCTTTCAAGACACCTTTGGTTCCGCTGGTTCCAATTTTAGGAGTTCTAACTTGTTTCGGAATGATGGCTTTCCTTCCTTTCGACACCTGGATTCGTTTGGTGATTTGGATGATGATTGGTTTGGACGTTTATTTGTGGAGAGGAATCAAGAATTCATTCCTTGGAAAAGCCAATGGTACGACGAATGACCCGAAAAATTACAGTGTTTCCGCCATTTGTGGAGCTGCATTAACATTAATTTTGATCATCTTAACCTATTTCCACCATCAAGCGGCACTTGCTGATAAAGCGGATGATGGCGGATTGGTAATTTTCTCCGTGGTGATGATTGTTATTCACACAATTTTCTACGGATATTATTTCTTTAAAAACAGAAGGTAA